Proteins from a single region of Runella sp. SP2:
- the mobF gene encoding MobF family relaxase: MIRMIQSSSAAHAKAYFSEALAKADYYINDQELSGRIEGKLAERLGVTGKATKEAFFALCENTHPLTGEPLTARTKDERTTGYDINFHCPKSVSILHALSKDDHLLEAFRQSVQATMLDIEADAKTRVRKNNTYDDRATGELVWADFIHQTARPVEGHAPDPHLHAHCFVFNATWDETERQIKAAQFRDIKRDMPYYQARFHKRLSDQLMALGYEIRRTEKSFEVEGVPQRVIDLFSKRTDEIGRVAQEKGITDAKELSELGARTRAKKQVGLSMAELKSDWKRQIHSLDTREQNEGQRVVRYPSGDKRPIKEKVLNPQQCLDHALQHGFERASVLQDRRLLETAYRQGIGHPSVSLAQITDCFQTDERLIHVKEAGQTLCTTREVLSQEQRMVQLARAGQGKLVPLYAQSPELNLSGQQAEAVRHVLTTTNRVCIIRGAAGSGKTTLMQEAVKHIEGAGKKVTVVAPTAQASRGVLKEEGFEQADTVAKLLVDKEMQHQLTGQVLWVDEAGLLGTKDMSALLELASQKNARLILGGDTRQHAAVVRGDALRILNTVGGIKSAEVSKIYRQRNENYRSAVEDLAQGEVKNAFSTLNAMGAIHQVDVLNPHEQLVNAYTAALKAGKSALVVSPTHQQGEEVTQAIREKLRASKQLGKKEITLPRLMNLNLTEAEKSDWQHFKPGMRVQLNQNRPGFKRGSVWQVESSSESGVRLKDENGETALLPLHRSGDFELYKQSEIALSKGDWVRLTRNGFDQHKKRLNNGELLTVSSVNKKGELVLQNPVSRAKFHLDKDYGHLAHAYCITSHASQGKTVDEVFIAQPAATFPATDAKQFYVSVSRGRSGVHIYTDNKEELMQHAQRLGDRQSAMELVGKKNRTHELAEQQLRNQRSKSPAIVKNKAPMKDKPSPHKSKDRHYEPEL, translated from the coding sequence ATGATCCGCATGATTCAAAGCAGCAGCGCTGCCCACGCCAAAGCCTATTTTTCCGAAGCCCTCGCCAAGGCTGATTACTACATCAACGACCAAGAACTTAGCGGTCGTATTGAGGGAAAATTAGCCGAGCGGTTAGGGGTGACAGGAAAGGCCACCAAGGAGGCCTTCTTTGCCCTGTGCGAGAATACCCACCCCCTGACGGGTGAGCCGCTGACGGCTCGCACCAAAGACGAACGCACGACGGGCTACGACATCAATTTTCACTGCCCTAAATCGGTGTCGATTCTTCACGCCTTGTCGAAGGATGACCACCTGTTGGAAGCCTTTCGGCAGAGCGTACAGGCGACCATGCTCGACATCGAAGCCGACGCTAAAACCAGGGTGCGTAAAAATAATACCTACGATGACCGCGCCACGGGGGAGCTGGTGTGGGCTGATTTTATCCACCAAACCGCCCGCCCCGTAGAAGGTCATGCCCCCGACCCCCACCTGCACGCGCATTGTTTTGTGTTTAATGCCACTTGGGACGAAACCGAACGGCAAATCAAAGCCGCCCAATTCCGCGACATCAAACGCGACATGCCCTACTACCAAGCCCGCTTTCACAAACGGCTCTCCGATCAACTGATGGCATTGGGCTACGAAATTCGACGGACGGAAAAGTCCTTTGAAGTGGAAGGCGTACCGCAGCGCGTCATTGACCTGTTCTCCAAACGCACCGATGAGATTGGGCGGGTCGCTCAGGAAAAGGGCATTACGGATGCCAAAGAACTGAGCGAACTGGGCGCAAGGACCCGCGCCAAAAAACAGGTGGGACTCAGCATGGCCGAATTAAAGTCGGATTGGAAACGTCAAATTCACTCCTTAGACACCCGTGAGCAAAACGAAGGACAACGGGTGGTTCGCTACCCATCAGGGGACAAACGGCCTATCAAAGAAAAAGTACTTAACCCGCAGCAGTGCCTTGACCACGCCCTGCAACATGGTTTTGAACGGGCCTCGGTACTGCAAGACCGTCGTTTGTTGGAAACCGCCTACCGCCAAGGCATTGGTCATCCATCGGTTTCCTTGGCGCAGATTACCGATTGTTTCCAAACGGATGAGCGGCTGATTCACGTCAAAGAAGCAGGGCAAACCCTGTGCACGACCCGAGAAGTACTTTCCCAAGAGCAGCGTATGGTACAATTGGCAAGGGCGGGTCAGGGCAAATTAGTGCCCCTGTACGCTCAATCGCCCGAGCTTAACTTGAGTGGTCAACAGGCCGAAGCCGTCCGTCACGTACTGACGACGACCAACCGCGTGTGCATCATTCGCGGAGCGGCGGGGTCGGGTAAAACCACCTTGATGCAAGAGGCCGTCAAACACATCGAAGGGGCGGGCAAAAAAGTAACGGTGGTGGCTCCCACGGCCCAGGCCTCACGGGGCGTATTGAAAGAAGAAGGCTTTGAGCAAGCCGACACTGTGGCCAAACTGCTGGTGGACAAAGAAATGCAGCACCAGCTCACGGGACAAGTGCTGTGGGTGGACGAAGCGGGACTACTGGGTACCAAAGACATGAGTGCCCTGCTTGAGTTGGCAAGCCAAAAGAACGCTCGCCTGATTTTGGGCGGGGATACTCGCCAACACGCCGCCGTCGTGCGCGGGGATGCTTTGCGTATTTTGAACACGGTAGGCGGCATCAAATCGGCAGAAGTGAGTAAAATTTACCGCCAGCGGAATGAGAACTACCGTTCGGCGGTGGAGGACTTGGCACAGGGAGAAGTCAAGAATGCGTTTTCAACCTTGAATGCGATGGGCGCTATTCACCAAGTTGATGTCCTCAACCCCCACGAGCAATTGGTTAACGCTTATACGGCAGCCCTCAAAGCGGGAAAATCAGCGTTGGTGGTTTCTCCCACTCATCAGCAGGGCGAGGAAGTCACCCAAGCCATTCGGGAGAAACTGCGGGCATCCAAGCAATTGGGCAAGAAAGAAATCACCCTTCCCCGCCTGATGAACCTCAATTTGACGGAAGCGGAAAAAAGTGATTGGCAGCATTTTAAGCCTGGGATGCGGGTTCAGCTGAACCAAAACCGACCAGGCTTCAAACGGGGCAGTGTATGGCAGGTGGAAAGTAGCAGCGAGAGCGGGGTTCGACTCAAAGACGAAAACGGCGAGACAGCGCTACTGCCCTTGCACCGCAGCGGAGATTTTGAACTCTACAAACAAAGCGAGATTGCGCTCTCCAAAGGGGATTGGGTACGACTGACCCGCAACGGTTTTGACCAGCACAAAAAGCGGCTCAACAACGGCGAGCTGCTCACGGTAAGTTCGGTGAACAAAAAGGGTGAGTTGGTGCTACAAAATCCCGTTAGCCGCGCCAAGTTTCATCTGGACAAGGACTACGGGCATTTGGCCCATGCCTATTGCATTACCTCGCACGCTTCGCAGGGAAAAACGGTGGATGAGGTGTTTATTGCCCAACCCGCCGCGACGTTTCCCGCCACGGACGCCAAGCAGTTTTACGTTTCGGTGTCACGGGGTCGGAGTGGAGTGCATATTTATACCGACAACAAAGAAGAATTAATGCAGCACGCCCAGCGGCTTGGTGACCGACAATCGGCCATGGAGCTGGTGGGTAAAAAGAACCGCACGCACGAACTGGCGGAACAACAGCTGCGAAACCAGCGCAGCAAGTCACCTGCAATTGTTAAAAATAAAGCCCCCATGAAGGACAAGCCCTCCCCGCACAAATCCAAAGACCGACACTATGAACCCGAACTTTAA
- a CDS encoding SAVED domain-containing protein, producing the protein MGRSVIARQDGDDYQAKFFWLKACCLNQSHTRVKKVAWELDGTFGFDDVVVYYEPAIKDWSTGTNIAEEYFQVKFHVDHDRGFTWQAFMEPEFIGAKQDSLLQRLYKIYLKDPIKFANCRYYIINTWGLDHSNDLKNLLNNIGGIRFQVLFTGGEKSKYGEIRKAWKEHLKMGSDDELKAVLASLRIKHSYDDEQRLRENLNNSLLLSGLKPIPADQLSGKYGDLIQKLHKTGRNIFTKDEILEICRQEELLAEVQEARQEDAFVIGVRSFQRGAETLELEVHTIACFLHCFSGRFLLEEYAEMEYIKLELERVAQEAISSKKRIFVHLDTHLSIALLLGYHMDSKYGGLDITVVQKTFSGKLQWRAEAEKIREYQEPLWIVEEQAFSNEGSDIALTISVTHDIRTPVNAYIQEMLPNVSRSIDFIISPKTGPVSIKDANHIMAAIGDLIGTVRSRRYGLSAKGQLHLFIAAPNALAFYLGQRIKPLGKVTLYEFDFENEREGGYHPIITIP; encoded by the coding sequence ATGGGAAGGAGTGTTATTGCTCGTCAGGATGGTGATGATTACCAAGCTAAGTTTTTTTGGCTAAAGGCTTGTTGCTTGAATCAATCTCATACGCGGGTTAAAAAAGTTGCTTGGGAGTTGGACGGTACTTTTGGCTTTGATGATGTTGTGGTTTACTATGAACCGGCTATTAAAGACTGGAGCACAGGCACAAATATTGCTGAAGAATACTTTCAGGTGAAATTCCATGTAGACCATGACAGGGGTTTTACATGGCAAGCGTTTATGGAACCAGAATTCATCGGTGCAAAACAAGATTCGCTATTGCAACGGCTTTATAAAATTTACCTTAAAGATCCGATTAAATTCGCCAATTGCCGGTACTATATCATCAATACTTGGGGCTTAGATCATAGTAATGATCTCAAAAACCTGTTGAATAATATTGGAGGCATTCGATTTCAGGTGCTGTTTACAGGAGGAGAAAAATCAAAATATGGCGAAATCCGTAAGGCTTGGAAAGAACACCTTAAAATGGGCAGCGATGATGAATTGAAAGCCGTTTTAGCCTCACTACGCATCAAGCATAGTTATGATGATGAACAGCGTTTAAGAGAAAATCTCAACAATAGTCTTTTACTTTCAGGTCTAAAGCCTATTCCTGCTGATCAGCTCTCCGGTAAATACGGAGATTTAATTCAAAAGCTTCACAAAACCGGCAGGAATATTTTTACAAAAGATGAAATTTTAGAAATCTGCAGACAGGAAGAGCTTCTGGCCGAAGTGCAGGAAGCACGGCAGGAAGACGCTTTTGTTATCGGTGTACGAAGTTTTCAAAGGGGGGCCGAGACGCTGGAATTGGAAGTCCATACAATAGCTTGCTTTCTTCACTGCTTTTCCGGCCGGTTCTTATTGGAAGAGTACGCTGAAATGGAATACATTAAATTGGAATTGGAACGTGTTGCTCAGGAAGCCATTTCGTCTAAAAAGCGGATATTCGTACATTTGGATACACATCTGTCCATTGCTTTACTACTTGGTTATCATATGGACAGTAAATACGGCGGACTGGATATAACGGTAGTACAAAAGACGTTTTCGGGTAAACTTCAATGGCGCGCAGAGGCAGAAAAGATTCGCGAGTATCAGGAACCGTTGTGGATTGTTGAAGAACAGGCATTTTCAAATGAGGGCTCAGATATTGCACTTACGATTAGTGTTACGCACGATATACGAACGCCGGTAAATGCTTATATACAAGAAATGCTGCCGAATGTAAGCCGCAGCATTGACTTCATAATTAGCCCGAAAACGGGGCCAGTCTCAATCAAAGATGCCAATCACATTATGGCAGCCATCGGAGACTTGATTGGTACTGTGCGATCCAGAAGGTACGGGTTATCTGCGAAAGGTCAGCTTCACCTGTTTATCGCTGCACCTAATGCGTTAGCCTTTTATTTGGGGCAACGTATTAAGCCTTTAGGTAAGGTAACATTATATGAATTTGATTTTGAGAACGAAAGAGAGGGTGGTTATCATCCTATCATTACTATACCTTAA
- a CDS encoding SMODS domain-containing nucleotidyltransferase: MKINSYFSDFLSDIRLTSSQKEDLKRGHETLRRRLNEYDDLKSIIVSTFLQGSYRRATAVRPLNGKRADVDIIVVTNLDRYNLTPQEAINKFIPFCDKYYKGKYKLQGRSIGIELSYVDLDIVVTAAPSEVDLAALKSRSVTTDLMLEDFGGNYEWRLSKGWSEPDFHKGYVYLSESVRSEPEWKINPLWIPDRDAEEWVETHPLEQIRWTRDKNKNTNGHYVNVVKALKWWRTLKLTNLKYPKGYPIEHMIGDCCPDNITSVAEGVCKTMEAIIAKYQIQHLLGTTPVLPDRGVPTHNVWKRVSPDDFAEFYESVQEYSKIAREAFEADKLKTQVTKWRELFGEKFPPYEGNEEEESKSRNLTAPLGGFTPRKESSDVTPKRFA, from the coding sequence ATGAAAATTAACTCTTACTTTAGTGACTTTTTATCCGATATCAGGCTTACTTCCTCACAGAAGGAAGATTTGAAGAGAGGCCATGAAACGCTTCGTAGACGACTGAATGAGTATGATGATTTAAAGTCAATCATCGTATCTACCTTCCTTCAAGGAAGTTACCGCAGAGCGACCGCCGTTCGGCCTCTGAATGGCAAAAGGGCTGATGTTGACATTATTGTTGTGACAAATCTGGACCGCTATAACCTGACACCGCAGGAAGCTATTAATAAATTTATTCCGTTTTGTGATAAATATTATAAGGGGAAATATAAACTACAAGGTCGCTCTATCGGTATAGAACTTTCTTATGTAGATTTGGATATTGTGGTAACTGCAGCGCCATCGGAGGTGGATTTAGCAGCCCTGAAATCACGAAGCGTTACCACCGACCTGATGTTGGAGGATTTCGGCGGCAATTATGAATGGAGACTATCAAAAGGTTGGTCTGAACCGGACTTTCACAAAGGGTATGTTTATCTTTCAGAATCCGTCCGTTCCGAGCCTGAATGGAAGATAAATCCACTTTGGATACCCGATCGCGATGCTGAAGAATGGGTCGAAACTCATCCGCTGGAGCAAATCCGTTGGACCAGAGACAAAAATAAAAACACAAACGGACATTACGTGAATGTGGTAAAAGCACTTAAATGGTGGCGTACATTGAAGCTAACGAATTTAAAATATCCAAAGGGATACCCAATTGAACACATGATCGGTGATTGCTGCCCGGACAATATTACGTCGGTAGCCGAGGGCGTTTGTAAAACTATGGAAGCAATCATTGCCAAATATCAAATTCAGCATTTGCTTGGGACTACTCCTGTATTGCCTGACCGAGGGGTACCGACACATAACGTTTGGAAGCGGGTATCACCTGATGATTTTGCCGAATTTTATGAATCCGTACAAGAATATTCAAAAATAGCCCGTGAAGCCTTTGAGGCCGACAAGCTCAAAACCCAAGTAACTAAGTGGCGAGAGCTGTTTGGTGAAAAATTCCCTCCTTATGAGGGGAATGAAGAGGAAGAGAGCAAGAGCCGGAATCTTACTGCGCCGCTTGGCGGATTTACTCCAAGAAAAGAAAGTTCAGACGTTACCCCGAAACGATTTGCCTGA
- a CDS encoding ThiF family adenylyltransferase — translation MPDREPTKELRSARRLLEDMPGYERLGDFYWEERLEKWVLHIRMTIDVPESEYIPTVTEWRVIIDPQYPLGQICFMPDENKGIKHTFQHQNNNRLLNNSKWRSGKICLDTGQGTWGRKKYSPEPVDAINRLKWHVERCLIWLEAAATDTLIENGDPFELPDFPTSTDYRIAFNEDNDSFVRWQSEQRSSGFFNYNPLDQQPETYPISRFDIFSEEVAAKVWGSYINDRNKYSKNRNKEKAGLWLMLKRIPVMKPWQIPYTFKELDAVCQAQGINLLQILLKTYSRSKREKIKLDLVALGFPVPVRIGSPEELIHWFAFKLILPKLNGFRDNEVLWKQQFTELISGTAKIQWIKTENWNSMQLTNRGRISEDLTNSRILFIGAGALGATFAELFGRLGCSNLTFVDYDKVHAGNLSRHTLTLNDVGKNKAEALSTHINSVFPFHRCTFRKNGLEDTLSKEAAFLDGFDVVIDATGEDDVIQLLSNHLSSKSTHFISVSTGYNADRLYCYLATNSKFANLKNSFKERIDPFLQQDITIMQKTSEIIEGIGCWHPLFPARIDDIQMLAGAAFKIIEQQLSRPKEERLVVIEKQYADGEFTGVMIKNI, via the coding sequence TTGCCTGACAGAGAGCCTACGAAAGAATTGAGATCAGCTCGGCGTCTTTTGGAAGATATGCCGGGTTATGAGCGATTGGGTGATTTTTATTGGGAGGAGCGTTTAGAAAAGTGGGTATTGCACATACGAATGACTATTGATGTTCCGGAATCGGAATATATACCAACCGTTACTGAGTGGCGAGTCATCATTGATCCGCAATACCCACTTGGTCAAATCTGTTTTATGCCTGATGAGAATAAAGGCATAAAACATACTTTTCAGCATCAAAATAATAATCGGCTGCTCAATAATTCTAAGTGGCGTTCGGGAAAGATATGCTTAGACACCGGACAAGGTACTTGGGGAAGAAAAAAATATTCACCGGAACCTGTTGATGCTATTAATCGTCTGAAATGGCATGTTGAACGCTGTCTTATTTGGCTTGAAGCTGCGGCAACAGATACCCTTATAGAGAACGGTGATCCTTTTGAGTTACCGGATTTTCCAACATCTACCGATTATCGGATTGCCTTCAATGAAGATAATGACTCTTTTGTTAGGTGGCAAAGCGAACAACGCAGTAGCGGTTTTTTTAATTATAACCCGCTGGACCAACAGCCGGAAACATATCCTATTAGTCGCTTTGACATTTTTTCAGAAGAAGTCGCTGCAAAAGTATGGGGATCATACATTAATGATCGAAACAAGTACTCCAAGAATCGAAATAAAGAAAAAGCAGGCCTATGGTTAATGCTTAAACGCATTCCTGTAATGAAGCCCTGGCAGATTCCTTATACTTTTAAAGAGCTTGACGCTGTATGCCAAGCTCAAGGAATCAATCTGTTACAAATCCTGCTCAAAACCTATTCGAGAAGTAAACGTGAAAAAATAAAGTTGGACCTGGTTGCGCTGGGATTTCCTGTCCCCGTTCGAATTGGTTCTCCTGAGGAGTTGATTCATTGGTTTGCCTTCAAATTGATCTTACCTAAATTAAATGGATTTCGGGATAATGAAGTACTGTGGAAACAACAATTTACTGAACTTATTTCCGGCACTGCCAAAATTCAATGGATTAAAACGGAAAACTGGAATTCTATGCAATTAACCAACAGAGGGAGAATTTCCGAGGATCTTACCAATAGTCGAATTTTATTTATTGGAGCCGGTGCGCTTGGAGCCACTTTTGCGGAGCTATTCGGCCGTCTTGGGTGCAGTAATCTTACTTTTGTGGATTATGATAAAGTCCATGCAGGAAATCTTTCTCGTCATACATTGACATTAAATGATGTAGGGAAAAATAAAGCGGAGGCATTAAGCACCCATATAAATTCAGTGTTTCCTTTTCATCGATGTACATTCAGAAAAAACGGTTTGGAGGACACTCTTAGCAAAGAAGCAGCATTTCTTGATGGTTTTGACGTTGTTATTGATGCCACCGGTGAAGATGATGTAATTCAACTTCTCAGCAATCATTTATCAAGTAAGTCTACACATTTTATTTCTGTTTCTACAGGTTACAATGCTGATCGCCTCTATTGTTATCTGGCTACTAATTCTAAATTTGCCAATCTAAAAAATAGCTTTAAAGAAAGAATAGATCCGTTTTTACAGCAGGATATCACTATAATGCAAAAAACTTCAGAAATTATAGAAGGTATAGGCTGTTGGCATCCGTTATTTCCGGCTCGAATTGACGATATCCAAATGTTGGCAGGTGCAGCCTTCAAGATAATTGAACAACAACTTTCTCGACCAAAAGAGGAACGCCTTGTTGTCATTGAAAAGCAATATGCTGACGGAGAATTTACCGGTGTGATGATTAAAAATATATAA
- a CDS encoding Mov34/MPN/PAD-1 family protein: MMIFKSKDGRSAVEVSQSIQKNIESYSAISGKNETGGILIGNYKWNQTLAVISEITGPPSDSKMGLTWFKRGIRGLKQLIEKSWIKGHYYIGEWHFHPYASPNPSRQDIQEMKNIATSKIYNCPEPILVIIGGCVDNFKLRVFVSLGKNQLIELYS, encoded by the coding sequence ATGATGATTTTTAAATCTAAAGATGGAAGATCTGCTGTCGAGGTTTCTCAAAGTATACAGAAGAACATTGAAAGTTATTCTGCCATTTCCGGCAAAAACGAAACAGGCGGAATTTTGATTGGCAATTACAAATGGAATCAAACTCTTGCTGTCATTAGTGAAATCACAGGTCCGCCATCCGATTCTAAAATGGGTCTCACTTGGTTTAAACGCGGTATAAGAGGATTAAAACAACTTATTGAAAAAAGCTGGATAAAGGGACATTATTATATTGGGGAATGGCATTTCCATCCTTATGCTTCCCCAAACCCCAGTAGACAGGATATACAGGAAATGAAGAATATTGCAACATCGAAAATATATAACTGTCCTGAGCCAATACTCGTAATCATTGGCGGATGTGTTGATAATTTTAAATTGAGAGTTTTTGTATCCTTAGGCAAAAATCAATTAATTGAGCTATATTCATGA
- a CDS encoding ArdC family protein, which produces MKPATTSQPDIYARVTNKILADLEKGHLTWRKPWNSQQMAGQVMRPLRWNNIPYSGINTLVLWGTAAEKGYQLPHWMTFNQAIELKANVRKGEKGEQVVYADKIVRDEETPDGETNFRQIPFLKTYTVFNAAQIEGLPASYYAVPETIMPDNAPQRIQTLEDFFAQTKADIYTGTKAAYHPLTDRIQMPPLESFESAVAYYGTLAHELTHWTKHPSRLNRDLGRKQYGDEGYAKEELVAELGACFLAADLGFEPIPEQEHSAYIQSWLQVLQNDKRFIFSAASHAQKAVEYIHTLPVP; this is translated from the coding sequence TTGAAACCAGCAACGACATCACAACCTGACATTTACGCCCGCGTCACCAATAAAATCCTCGCCGATTTGGAAAAGGGACACCTGACCTGGCGCAAGCCGTGGAATTCGCAGCAAATGGCGGGGCAGGTGATGCGCCCGCTGCGTTGGAACAACATTCCCTATTCGGGTATCAATACCTTGGTGCTGTGGGGAACCGCCGCCGAAAAAGGCTATCAATTACCTCATTGGATGACGTTTAATCAGGCCATTGAACTCAAAGCCAACGTCCGCAAGGGTGAGAAAGGCGAGCAAGTGGTGTATGCCGATAAAATAGTTCGGGATGAAGAAACGCCCGATGGCGAAACTAATTTCCGTCAAATTCCTTTCCTCAAAACTTACACGGTGTTCAATGCCGCCCAAATCGAAGGGCTACCCGCTTCTTACTATGCGGTTCCTGAAACCATCATGCCTGACAACGCGCCGCAGCGCATACAAACGTTGGAAGATTTTTTTGCCCAAACCAAAGCGGACATCTACACGGGTACGAAGGCCGCTTACCATCCGTTGACCGACCGCATTCAAATGCCGCCGCTGGAAAGTTTTGAAAGTGCCGTGGCCTACTACGGAACATTGGCGCACGAATTGACCCACTGGACCAAGCATCCTTCTCGCCTAAACCGTGATTTAGGCCGCAAACAGTATGGCGATGAAGGCTATGCCAAAGAAGAATTGGTGGCCGAATTAGGGGCGTGTTTCTTAGCGGCCGATTTAGGTTTTGAACCTATTCCCGAGCAAGAACATTCCGCTTACATTCAATCGTGGTTGCAGGTACTACAAAACGACAAGCGTTTTATTTTCTCCGCCGCTTCTCATGCCCAAAAAGCCGTGGAGTATATTCACACCCTCCCAGTTCCGTAG
- a CDS encoding RadC family protein, whose amino-acid sequence MLQEDIRALYRVNEVEIVYKNKIPFEDRIQITSSSTAYDILRQSWDDNRIELVEQFKILLLDRRHTCLGVSDIATGGITGCLVDPRIIFATALKTRASSLILAHNHPSGTLKPSEADLDLTRKLMQGGKLLEISVIDHLIVTPHRYCSLADDGLMPS is encoded by the coding sequence ATGCTGCAAGAAGATATTCGAGCGCTTTACCGTGTCAACGAAGTCGAGATTGTTTATAAAAACAAGATCCCTTTTGAAGACCGTATTCAAATTACCAGTTCCTCGACAGCCTATGACATTTTGCGCCAAAGTTGGGACGACAATCGTATTGAACTCGTCGAACAGTTTAAAATTTTGTTGCTCGACCGCCGACATACCTGTTTGGGGGTGTCTGATATTGCCACGGGGGGCATTACGGGCTGTCTGGTTGACCCTCGAATTATCTTTGCCACCGCCCTAAAGACCCGAGCGAGTAGCCTCATTTTGGCCCACAATCACCCTTCGGGAACCCTCAAACCCAGCGAGGCCGACTTAGACCTGACGCGTAAATTAATGCAAGGGGGCAAGCTGCTGGAAATTTCCGTCATCGACCACCTGATTGTTACGCCGCACCGTTATTGTTCGTTGGCAGATGATGGTTTGATGCCCAGTTGA
- a CDS encoding toprim domain-containing protein, with product MNIADAKTIPMTEILDRLGTPPQRVTQLKAWYLSPLRQEKTASFQVDLKSNLWYDFGEGIGGDLVHFVCLYLKSHRQDHTVSDALRWIKNMVGAAYQITPIVFPEENPPDAALLLKTKKPIQHLGLINYLKKRGIALALARQHLKELHLRNPQTQKSFFALGFENEEGGFELRNPFFKGCLRPKAISFIRGTTPKPNSIHLFEGFMDYLSALAQTNHHRLNGDAIVLNSLACLKQALPYLHNYGYQLAYSWMDNDPAGEKATATLADFCKTQQGLTHQPMNAVYAPHKDVNAWHMHQRNLSM from the coding sequence ATGAACATAGCCGATGCCAAAACCATTCCCATGACTGAAATTCTGGACAGGCTTGGAACACCTCCCCAACGCGTCACGCAACTCAAAGCGTGGTATCTTTCGCCTTTGCGCCAAGAAAAAACGGCCAGTTTTCAGGTCGATTTAAAATCCAACCTTTGGTACGACTTCGGCGAGGGAATCGGCGGCGACTTGGTGCATTTTGTGTGCCTCTACCTCAAATCCCACCGCCAAGACCATACCGTTTCCGATGCCCTGCGCTGGATTAAAAACATGGTGGGAGCCGCCTACCAAATCACTCCCATTGTCTTTCCAGAGGAAAACCCACCCGATGCCGCCCTGTTGCTAAAAACCAAGAAACCCATTCAACATTTGGGGCTCATTAATTACCTCAAAAAACGCGGGATAGCGCTGGCACTCGCCCGCCAACACCTCAAAGAACTTCACCTTCGCAATCCACAGACCCAAAAAAGTTTTTTTGCCTTGGGGTTTGAAAACGAAGAGGGCGGTTTTGAGCTCAGAAACCCTTTTTTCAAAGGCTGTCTGCGCCCCAAGGCGATTAGTTTTATTCGCGGGACAACTCCCAAGCCCAACAGCATCCACCTCTTTGAGGGGTTTATGGATTATTTGTCGGCCCTTGCCCAGACCAATCACCACCGACTGAATGGCGATGCCATTGTCCTCAATTCGTTAGCTTGCCTCAAGCAAGCCCTGCCTTACCTCCACAACTACGGGTATCAACTGGCCTACAGCTGGATGGACAATGACCCTGCGGGTGAAAAAGCAACCGCCACCTTGGCCGACTTTTGTAAAACGCAGCAGGGACTCACCCACCAACCCATGAATGCCGTTTATGCGCCACACAAAGACGTCAATGCTTGGCACATGCACCAACGTAATTTGTCCATGTAG
- a CDS encoding helix-turn-helix domain-containing protein, which yields MQNTNEPLLDRKSAARYLRVSPGTLAVWDCTKRYDLKPIKIGRAVRYRRSDLDKFIEQRLSS from the coding sequence ATGCAGAATACGAACGAACCGTTACTGGATCGAAAAAGTGCAGCTCGGTACCTTCGGGTATCTCCTGGTACGCTGGCCGTTTGGGATTGTACCAAACGTTACGACCTCAAGCCCATCAAAATTGGACGCGCCGTGCGTTACCGTCGCTCCGACTTGGACAAATTCATTGAGCAACGCCTCAGTAGCTGA